In the Psychromicrobium lacuslunae genome, GGTAGTACCCGAGCGAAGGCACTGCGGCGAATATCTATGGTTGGGGACGGACCGCTGTTGGCGCGCCGGCCTCGTCGAAGCTGAAGACCGCGAAGGTCAGCATTGTGGGCACCGATGACCAGGGCTGGTCCGGCCCGTCAATCGTGGAAAAGACTGTTGACGGACAGGCCTATAAGGGCGACTCCGGTGGCCCCCTGGTGGCTAACGGCAAGGTTGTCGGCGTCTGCTCCGGAACAATGACTACAATGCGCCCGACGAAGTGGAATACGCTCGGTACCGGCCTCGGCGACTGGATCACCAGTGTCTCGGGTGTCTCGGTGAGCTAAGCGGCCGCAAAGCGGTTAGCAGCAGCTAAAGGTAGCTAAAATCGGTGAGATCTCGGCCTTTCCAGCGGGATCTCACCGATTTTGGTCTTCTCGCTGGCCTCTCAATCCCGCAATGGGGAGCCGATCACCTCGAATCGTTCCCACTCATCTCGCCGGAGAGCAGGGGCATCGCCTTGATCGTGACCTGAACAGAGGGCAACTGTGAGGAAGCCTGATGAGCTTCCTTCGATTCCCAGAGTTCAGAGACGAATACCTGGTCCGGGAAGTCCGGATTGATTCCCACCTCATACAACAGGCAACCCGGCAGCGGATCACCAGTGTCGGAGCGAACCAGGATTGCTACCACTTCATCGCGTCGCCCGGGTTGAGTGCCTAACTTGCCAAAGTATGCGAAGGTCATGCTCCGAGCGTAAGACCGAGGAAAGACAAAATGCCGATGCTGACTCCGCGCTGAGCGTGAGCTAAACTGGCCAAGTCGCAACTGGCGTAAGGTGGTTCACCACCGGGGAGCGGCCGAGTCAACAGCGACTCATACGCAGACCATGGATCGAACGCCTGGGACCGAGGTCATATCTGCCGGTACAGTCACTAATAAGTACTGGTAGCTACGACCCATAGAACCTTCTTCCGCTCAGGAGTCACCATGTCGAACGATCCCTCGAATACTTCTTTGGCCGAGCTAGACCCGGAAATCGCCCAAGTCCTGCAAGACGAACTGGGGCGACAACGCAACACCCTGGAAAT is a window encoding:
- a CDS encoding putative quinol monooxygenase, with protein sequence MTFAYFGKLGTQPGRRDEVVAILVRSDTGDPLPGCLLYEVGINPDFPDQVFVSELWESKEAHQASSQLPSVQVTIKAMPLLSGEMSGNDSR